Proteins encoded by one window of Candidatus Obscuribacterales bacterium:
- a CDS encoding tyrosine-type recombinase/integrase produces the protein MNDLTLKDLIDAYLHRHMYKRRVTATATEQTLNKHVSYMFARKLSEIDITVAEALHQRIGERSPIQSNRVLQTLKAAWNKGIKWQLCSEPNPFALVEQFPENVRTRRLSASEVQTLNRLLQKRENKDLHDYVMLSLFTGVRRNSLLSMRWEHLNLEARWWIIPKTKNGTPQLIPLGPNELNIINSRKNDTPWVFPSAQGEGHMGWLYKSWRSLIAAAEIPYARPHDLRRSLAAAMADLNVSATIIQGAMNHKSLVTTMKVYAIAGKDAELEARQLVQQQWFNDLPEESMSLLSKKSVTPDELEALVTTMRRFKDYSRYLGWFSKLPLRLIQSESEYETAKHVHRQSLRRNITEPDERDYFEVLATLIGVYEQKQRATLAHKPPHEALQWLMREQGLTRNDLVKILGSKSTVSELLSGKHLLSKKNAQRLAGRLGVEPELFMRRNT, from the coding sequence ATGAACGATCTAACTCTAAAAGACTTGATCGATGCCTATTTGCATAGACACATGTATAAGCGCCGCGTTACCGCAACAGCTACTGAGCAAACCTTAAATAAGCATGTTAGTTACATGTTCGCCAGAAAGCTATCCGAGATTGATATTACCGTTGCCGAAGCGCTGCATCAGCGAATCGGTGAACGGTCACCTATTCAATCCAACAGGGTTTTACAGACGCTTAAAGCGGCCTGGAATAAAGGCATAAAATGGCAACTGTGCTCTGAACCCAATCCATTTGCTCTGGTAGAACAATTTCCAGAGAATGTCAGAACTAGACGACTAAGCGCATCAGAAGTTCAAACGCTAAATCGACTCTTGCAAAAGCGAGAAAACAAAGATCTCCACGACTATGTGATGCTCTCACTGTTTACCGGTGTCCGCAGAAACAGTCTATTATCCATGCGCTGGGAACATCTGAATCTTGAAGCTCGATGGTGGATTATTCCCAAAACAAAAAATGGCACGCCGCAATTAATCCCCTTAGGTCCTAATGAATTGAATATTATCAATTCGCGCAAGAATGACACGCCATGGGTCTTTCCGTCCGCACAGGGTGAGGGTCACATGGGTTGGTTGTATAAATCATGGCGCAGCCTTATTGCTGCCGCGGAGATACCGTATGCTCGTCCACATGATTTAAGACGCTCGCTTGCCGCAGCAATGGCTGACTTGAATGTCAGCGCGACAATTATTCAAGGGGCTATGAATCACAAGTCGTTGGTGACAACGATGAAGGTATACGCGATTGCTGGCAAAGATGCTGAGCTAGAAGCTAGACAGTTAGTACAACAGCAATGGTTCAACGATTTGCCGGAGGAAAGCATGAGCTTGCTTTCCAAGAAAAGTGTGACACCAGATGAGCTAGAAGCGCTTGTCACCACTATGAGGCGCTTCAAAGACTATTCAAGATATCTCGGCTGGTTTTCAAAGCTACCCTTACGCCTAATACAATCCGAAAGCGAGTACGAGACAGCCAAGCACGTACATCGTCAATCTCTTCGCAGAAACATCACAGAACCTGATGAACGAGATTACTTTGAGGTTCTTGCCACATTGATTGGAGTTTATGAACAGAAACAGCGAGCAACACTTGCCCATAAGCCACCACATGAAGCACTTCAATGGCTGATGAGGGAACAAGGACTGACGCGGAATGATTTGGTGAAAATCCTAGGCTCAAAAAGCACGGTCTCTGAGTTGTTATCCGGCAAGCACTTGTTGAGCAAGAAAAACGCCCAGCGACTCGCCGGTCGGTTGGGCGTCGAACCGGAATTATTCATGCGACGTAACACGTAG
- a CDS encoding integrase family protein: protein MPRLNKTFVDKVEHPATGAKLYFDEELKGFGLRVTAGSKTYFAQGRVKGKVCRVKIGKHGNWTPKQAEDEAKDLLRLMEKGINPNTRKAEQKAKSITLAEVLESYKQSKNLRPTTIRLYDGAVNRCLTEWQNKPIVEITKDMVERRHKQLSNANGPRGKGEAQAHQVMRVLRCLFNYALATYEDSDGHSILQDNPVRRLSQIKAWNRIPRRQSVIHDHQLPDWYQAVMSLENDVMRDFFLLCLFTGLRRGEASKLKWCNVDFKNKTLTIPSEEAKNHDEHRLPLSDYLIALLGERAKVIRIDNPYVFPGEESNTHMVECKRAVERIIKNSGVKFMVHDLRRTFLTTAEKLDIPHYAVKKLANHRNSSDVTLGYIVTDVERLRMPMQKISAYFLDKFIKKEELKDSEPIVVVAN, encoded by the coding sequence ATGCCAAGACTTAACAAAACATTCGTCGATAAAGTGGAACACCCAGCGACCGGAGCGAAACTATACTTCGATGAAGAACTCAAGGGGTTTGGCTTGCGGGTTACTGCCGGTAGCAAGACCTACTTTGCTCAAGGACGCGTCAAAGGCAAGGTTTGTCGGGTCAAGATTGGCAAACATGGTAACTGGACACCTAAGCAAGCAGAGGATGAAGCGAAGGACTTGCTTAGATTGATGGAAAAGGGAATCAATCCAAACACTCGCAAGGCCGAGCAGAAAGCAAAGTCGATTACCCTTGCAGAGGTCTTAGAGTCCTACAAGCAATCCAAAAATCTTAGACCGACGACCATCAGGCTATACGATGGCGCGGTGAACAGGTGTCTCACCGAATGGCAAAACAAGCCTATTGTTGAGATTACCAAGGATATGGTGGAACGCCGGCACAAGCAGCTCTCCAATGCCAATGGTCCACGTGGTAAGGGAGAAGCTCAGGCGCATCAAGTCATGCGTGTACTGCGTTGTCTGTTCAACTATGCTCTGGCTACATATGAGGATAGCGACGGACATTCCATCTTGCAGGACAATCCAGTTCGCCGTTTATCTCAGATAAAGGCATGGAATCGCATTCCACGTAGACAATCGGTAATTCACGACCATCAGCTTCCTGATTGGTATCAGGCTGTAATGTCTCTGGAGAACGACGTGATGCGTGATTTCTTTCTCCTGTGCCTATTTACTGGTTTGAGGCGTGGTGAAGCTTCAAAGCTCAAATGGTGCAATGTTGATTTCAAAAACAAGACCCTAACAATTCCATCTGAAGAGGCAAAGAATCATGATGAGCATCGGCTTCCCTTATCTGACTATCTAATAGCCTTGCTGGGTGAGCGTGCAAAGGTAATCAGAATAGATAACCCGTATGTTTTTCCTGGTGAAGAAAGCAACACTCATATGGTCGAATGCAAGCGAGCTGTGGAAAGGATTATCAAGAATTCGGGTGTTAAGTTTATGGTTCACGACTTGCGTCGCACTTTTCTGACAACTGCGGAAAAGCTGGATATACCGCATTATGCAGTTAAGAAATTGGCAAATCATCGCAATAGTTCCGACGTTACTCTCGGGTATATAGTTACCGACGTTGAAAGATTACGAATGCCTATGCAGAAAATTTCCGCTTACTTTTTGGACAAATTTATCAAGAAGGAAGAGTTGAAGGATAGCGAGCCGATTGTGGTCGTTGCTAATTGA